Part of the Chlamydiales bacterium genome is shown below.
CGATGAGTTCTTTCGAAAAGTCCGCAGCAGAATAAACTGATGTCGATTAAGAGATTTTTTCGAGCGTTTGTAGGAGTGAAGAAGAGCCGGAGCCGCGCGCTCTCCTCGCCTCAGGGCGAGTGCTATAACCTCAAAGAGATCTACGACAGGCTAAACGCGCACTATTTTGAGGGAAAGCTCGATCTTGCGATCACCTGGGTGGGAGATAAGAGCTCGATGCCAAGGCGGCGCGTGATGTTCGGCTCTTACAATCAGCGCGACAAGCGCATTCACATCCACAGGCGTCTCGATCAAGCGCACATCCCAGAACACTTCATCTCCTACGTGATCTATCACGAGATGCTGCATCACGTTCTTCCTCCGCTTAAGAGCAGGAGGCATACGAGAAGAATCCACCATCC
Proteins encoded:
- a CDS encoding M48 family metallopeptidase, with product MSIKRFFRAFVGVKKSRSRALSSPQGECYNLKEIYDRLNAHYFEGKLDLAITWVGDKSSMPRRRVMFGSYNQRDKRIHIHRRLDQAHIPEHFISYVIYHEMLHHVLPPLKSRRHTRRIHHPAFIQREKEFQEYDLAKTYSQSMRSSWFSK